The Acetobacter oryzifermentans genomic interval CACAACGCTGGAGTTATAGTCGTTCACCCCGGCATCAAAAATTGCCACCACGCGGTACCTGCGCACTCTCGGCACCGTGCCAAATGCTGTGGCAGCGCCATCTGGTGAAACAAGGGTAAGGCCTGAGCCAATGCCCAGCCCTGCCCGTTCCGCCATTGTAACGCCCACCACGATGGAATCATCCGGGCCAAAATCGTCCAGAGAACCCGCAATAATGGAAGAACTCACGGCTTTGAGATCTCGCAATCCCTGTGGTGTCAGACCATGCACCATGCCGCCAGAATTATAGGCACCGGCACTCAGCAGTACCTGCCCTTCCACCAAAGGTATAGCGCTTACCACACCCGGGACAGACCGAACCTTATGCGTGACATCTTCATACTGGGAGATTGTGCGGCCCTGCCCGTAAATGGTCAGATCCCCATTCAAGCCCAGAATACGCCCCATAAGGTCGGCCTGAAAACCGTTCATTACGGCCATAACAATAATCAGCGTTGCCACACCAAGGGCAATGCCAACCAACGAGAAAATGGCAATAACTGATACAAACCGTTCCCCTCGCCGCGCACGGAGGTAACGGCCTGCCACCGCCCGCTCAAAGGGTCCGAACATGCTGATCAGCCTGCCAGAACCAGAGCCAGCGCGTCATCCACGCTCACTTCATGGCGTTCACCAGTAGCACGGCGCTTGAGTTCTACTTTGCCTTCCTTAGCGCCACGCGGGCCAACAACAATCTGCCACGGATGGCCCATAAGGTCTGCATCTGCAAACTTTACACCAGCACGTTCTGCACGATCATCATACAGAAAGGCTTCTTCATTCGTGCTGTAGATGCGCTCACAAATGGCATCACAAAGTTCATCACCGTTTTTCAGGTTCAGAATAACGGCACGGAAAGGAGCAACTGCATCCGGCCAGATAATGCCGTTATCATCATGGCAGGCTTCAATAATGGCACCGGCAAGGCGGGAAACCCCAATGCCGTAAGACCCCATTTCTGGGTAAAGCTGGTTTCCATCTGGGCCACTCACGCTTACGTCCATAGAGCGCGTGTATTTATCGCCAAAATAGAAGATATGCCCAACTTCTACGCCGCGGCCTTCGCGCTGGCGTTCTGCTGGCACAGCCTGCCATCCGGCCTCATCGTGCATTTCATCCGTTGCCGCGTAAGGCGTTGTCACACGGTTGAAGAAGGCTTCCAGCGCGATGGGGCTGTTGGTATCCACTGGCTCATCCAGCCAATCCTGCTCTTCCAGCGCGGCATCGTAAAACACACCACTTTCCCCCGTGGGGGCCAGAATAAGGAACTCATGGCTCAGTTCCCCACCAATCGGCCCGGTATCGGCCCGCATTGGCACAGCCCGCACCCCCAAACGCTGGAACGTGCGCAAGTAAGCCAGCAACATACGGCGGTAGGTTGCAACGGCTGATTCGTAGTCCAGATCAAAGCTGTAAGCATCTTTCATCAAAAACTCACGGCCACGCATCACCCCAAAACGGGGGCGCATTTCATCACGAAATTTCCACTGGATATGATACAGAACCTGCGGCAGATCCTTATAGGACTTTACAGTCTGGCCAAACAGATCCGTAATCATTTCCTCATTGGTCGGCCCGTAAAGCAGTTCACGCTTGTGGCGATCCTGAATACGCAGCATTTCCGGGCCATAGGCATCATACCGGCCAGAACGTTTCCACAAATCGGCTGATTGTAAGGTTGGCATCAGCACTTCCTGCGCTCCTACCCGATCCTGCTCTTCCCGCACGATCTGGCTGATATTGCGCAACACTTTCAGCCCTGCTGGCAGCCACGCATAAATGCCAGATGCCGTCTGGCGGATAAGCCCTGCCCGCAGCATAAGCCGATGCGAGACAATCTGGGCTTCTGCCGGATTTTCTTTAAGAGTGGGAAGAAAGCTGCGCGAAAGACGCATGGTGCATTCAGCCTTGTAAAAAAAGCGACTTTTCCTGAACGAAAGCCGCTTTGGTGTAACCAATTCATATCTGCTGTAAAACAGCGAGGGGATAAAGAAAAGCCTGATACTCCGGCATTTTCTCTACCCCACCTTCTGCCGGGTATCAGACACGCAGCACGTGTACATCCACCAGCGGACGTTTTTGCAACTTGCGCCCCAATGCGCGCCGCAGGGCCGTTTTAGCGGCCTCACGGAAGGAAACATCATCCCCGCGCAGTTCATCCGGAATAATATCCAGCGCGTTGGCGAACTCTTCACGCACACGCACGCTTTCCAGATCATCTGGATCAAGCAGGCCCGGTGCGCTCACCTTGGGCTCACCAATCACAAAGCCTTCTTCATCCACTGCAAAGCTGCCGATGACCATGCCGTTGAACAGCATCTTGCGGCGAGCAGCCAGCACCCCTCCGTTCATGGGTAGCAGACGGTTACCATCCAGCGCCAAACGGCCTGTAGGGGCTGTATCCACCACTTCCAGCTTACCCGGAGAAAGCCGCAGAATATCACCATCTTCCAGCAGAACAGGAGCAATACCCATTTCCTGCGCCAATGCAGCCTGCGCGGTCAGATGGCGCCATTCACCATGAACTGGCACAACATGTTGCGGCTTGAGCAGTTCGTACATTTTTTGCACATCGCCGCCCGTTGCATGGCCAGATACGTGCACAAAATGCTCACGGTCTGTAATCACCCGCACGCCACGGCGTGAAAGGTTATCCTGTACCGCCATAATCGCACGCTCGTTACCCGGAATCATACGGCTGGAATAAATAACCGTATCCCCTTCGCCCAAAGCAATATTGGGGTGGGTATCCATGGCAATACGAGAAAGAGCAGAACGTGGCTCACCTTGGCTACCTGTAATGATCAGCAGAATCTGATCATCTGGCACATCATTCACATCCTGTTCTGTCAGGAACGGCAGAACGCCAGACAGATAGCCGCAATCCCGCGCAGCTGTATCCAGATTGCGCAAGGAACGCCCAACCAAAACCACTGTACGCCCAGCAGCCTGCGCCGCCATGGCAATGGTTTCAACACGCGCCACATTAGAAGCAAAGCACGTAACGGCAATACGCCCTTTAAGGCTTGCCACCAGTTCCGTCATGCTCCGGCGTACTTCGGATTCTGAGCGGGAAGGCCCCGGCTTCATTACATTGGTGCTATCACACACCAGCGCCAGAACACCTTCACGGCCAATTTCTGCCAGCCTATCCAGATCAGTTGCGGGGCCTACCAGCGGGTCAGGATCAAACTTCCAGTCCCCCGTATGCACCACAATACCGGAGGGCGTACGCAGCACCATGGACTGCGCCTCTGGCACAGAATGCGTTACCGGGACAAATTCAATATCAAACGGCCCCACATCAAACCGCGCACCGGGCTGGATAACATGAATGGGCACATCCATAATGCGGGCTTCCGCCAGCTTGCGGCGCAAAACAGCAGCAGCAAACGGTGTAAGATACACTGGGCACTGCAACATGGGCCACACATGCGCCACAGCGCCAATATGGTCTTCATGCGCATGGGTAATCACCAAGCCAGCCAGCTTATCCTTACGCTCTACAATAAAGCTTGGATCTGGCACCAGAATTTCGGCTTCTGGCGTATCGTTGCCACTAAAACCAATACCGCAATCTATCGCCAGCCACGTGTCTCCCAACCGATAAAGGTTGAGGTTCATGCCAATCTCACCCGTTCCGCCCAAAGGCAGAAAGGCCAGATCGCCGTTCTGTTCTGTCATTTCCGTGTTTTACCCTTCTGCAACATAATCTCGGTCCACTGTCAGTTTTGGCAAGGGGTTTCGCCCCGCCAGCAAACGCAACCCATTTAGGGTGAGCATTGAATCTACATGTT includes:
- the proS gene encoding proline--tRNA ligase, whose protein sequence is MRLSRSFLPTLKENPAEAQIVSHRLMLRAGLIRQTASGIYAWLPAGLKVLRNISQIVREEQDRVGAQEVLMPTLQSADLWKRSGRYDAYGPEMLRIQDRHKRELLYGPTNEEMITDLFGQTVKSYKDLPQVLYHIQWKFRDEMRPRFGVMRGREFLMKDAYSFDLDYESAVATYRRMLLAYLRTFQRLGVRAVPMRADTGPIGGELSHEFLILAPTGESGVFYDAALEEQDWLDEPVDTNSPIALEAFFNRVTTPYAATDEMHDEAGWQAVPAERQREGRGVEVGHIFYFGDKYTRSMDVSVSGPDGNQLYPEMGSYGIGVSRLAGAIIEACHDDNGIIWPDAVAPFRAVILNLKNGDELCDAICERIYSTNEEAFLYDDRAERAGVKFADADLMGHPWQIVVGPRGAKEGKVELKRRATGERHEVSVDDALALVLAG
- a CDS encoding ribonuclease J codes for the protein MTEQNGDLAFLPLGGTGEIGMNLNLYRLGDTWLAIDCGIGFSGNDTPEAEILVPDPSFIVERKDKLAGLVITHAHEDHIGAVAHVWPMLQCPVYLTPFAAAVLRRKLAEARIMDVPIHVIQPGARFDVGPFDIEFVPVTHSVPEAQSMVLRTPSGIVVHTGDWKFDPDPLVGPATDLDRLAEIGREGVLALVCDSTNVMKPGPSRSESEVRRSMTELVASLKGRIAVTCFASNVARVETIAMAAQAAGRTVVLVGRSLRNLDTAARDCGYLSGVLPFLTEQDVNDVPDDQILLIITGSQGEPRSALSRIAMDTHPNIALGEGDTVIYSSRMIPGNERAIMAVQDNLSRRGVRVITDREHFVHVSGHATGGDVQKMYELLKPQHVVPVHGEWRHLTAQAALAQEMGIAPVLLEDGDILRLSPGKLEVVDTAPTGRLALDGNRLLPMNGGVLAARRKMLFNGMVIGSFAVDEEGFVIGEPKVSAPGLLDPDDLESVRVREEFANALDIIPDELRGDDVSFREAAKTALRRALGRKLQKRPLVDVHVLRV